A single window of Nomascus leucogenys isolate Asia chromosome 18, Asia_NLE_v1, whole genome shotgun sequence DNA harbors:
- the RNF126 gene encoding E3 ubiquitin-protein ligase RNF126 isoform X1: protein MAEASPHPGRYFCHCCSVEIVPRLPDYICPRCESGFIEELPEETRSTENGSAPSTAPTEQSRPPLEHVDQHLFTLPQGYGQFAFGIFDDSFEIPTFPPGAQADDGRDPESRREREHPSRHRYGARQPRARLTTRRATGRHEGVPTLEGIIQQLVNGIITPATIPSLGPWGVLHSNPMDYAWGANGLDAIITQLLNQFENTGPPPADKEKIQALPTVPVTEEHVGSGLECPVCKDDYALGERVRQLPCNHLFHDGCIVPWLEQHDSCPVCRKSLTGQNTATNPPGLTGVSFSSSSSSSSSSSPSNENATSNS from the exons GATTATATCTGTCCAAGATGCGAGTCTGGTTTTATCGAGGAGCTTCCGGAAGAGACCAG GAGCACAGAAAATGGTTCTGCCCCCTCCACAGCTCCCACGGAGCAGAGCCGGCCACCGTTGGAG cacGTGGACCAGCACCTGTTCACGCTGCCGCAGGGCTACGGACAGTTTGCTTTCGGCATCTTCGATGACAGCTTCGAGATCCCCACGTTCCCTCCTGGGGCGCAGGCTGACGACGGCAGGGACCCTGAGAGCCGGCGGGAGAGAGAACATCCGTCCCGGCACCGGTACGGCGCCCGGCAGCCCCGCGCCCGCCTCACCACGCGGCGGGCCACCGGCCGGCACGAAGGCGTCCCCACGCTGGAAGG GATCATCCAGCAGCTCGTCAACGGCATCATCACGcccgccaccatccccagcctgggtccctg GGGAGTCCTGCACTCAAATCCTATGGACTACGCCTGGGGGGCCAACGGCCTGGACGCCATCATCACACAG CTCCTCAATCAGTTTGAAAACACGGGCCCCCCACCggcagataaagagaaaatccagGCCCTCCCCACCGTCCCCGTCACTGAGGAACACGTAG GCTCCGGGCTTGAGTGCCCTGTGTGCAAGGACGACTACGCGCTGGGTGAGCGTGTGCGGCAGCTGCCCTGCAACCACCTGTTCCACGACGGCTGCATCGTGCCCTGGCTGGAGCAG CACGACAGCTGCCCCGTCTGCCGAAAAAGCCTCACGGGACAGAACACGGCCACGAACCCCCCGGGCCTCACTGGGGTGAGCTTCTCCTCCTcgtcgtcctcctcctcctccagctcgcCCAGCAACGAGAACGCCACAAGCAACTCTTGA
- the RNF126 gene encoding E3 ubiquitin-protein ligase RNF126 isoform X2: protein MAEASPHPGRYFCHCCSVEIVPRLPDYICPRCESGFIEELPEETRSTENGSAPSTAPTEQSRPPLEHVDQHLFTLPQGYGQFAFGIFDDSFEIPTFPPGAQADDGRDPESRREREHPSRHRIIQQLVNGIITPATIPSLGPWGVLHSNPMDYAWGANGLDAIITQLLNQFENTGPPPADKEKIQALPTVPVTEEHVGSGLECPVCKDDYALGERVRQLPCNHLFHDGCIVPWLEQHDSCPVCRKSLTGQNTATNPPGLTGVSFSSSSSSSSSSSPSNENATSNS from the exons GATTATATCTGTCCAAGATGCGAGTCTGGTTTTATCGAGGAGCTTCCGGAAGAGACCAG GAGCACAGAAAATGGTTCTGCCCCCTCCACAGCTCCCACGGAGCAGAGCCGGCCACCGTTGGAG cacGTGGACCAGCACCTGTTCACGCTGCCGCAGGGCTACGGACAGTTTGCTTTCGGCATCTTCGATGACAGCTTCGAGATCCCCACGTTCCCTCCTGGGGCGCAGGCTGACGACGGCAGGGACCCTGAGAGCCGGCGGGAGAGAGAACATCCGTCCCGGCACCG GATCATCCAGCAGCTCGTCAACGGCATCATCACGcccgccaccatccccagcctgggtccctg GGGAGTCCTGCACTCAAATCCTATGGACTACGCCTGGGGGGCCAACGGCCTGGACGCCATCATCACACAG CTCCTCAATCAGTTTGAAAACACGGGCCCCCCACCggcagataaagagaaaatccagGCCCTCCCCACCGTCCCCGTCACTGAGGAACACGTAG GCTCCGGGCTTGAGTGCCCTGTGTGCAAGGACGACTACGCGCTGGGTGAGCGTGTGCGGCAGCTGCCCTGCAACCACCTGTTCCACGACGGCTGCATCGTGCCCTGGCTGGAGCAG CACGACAGCTGCCCCGTCTGCCGAAAAAGCCTCACGGGACAGAACACGGCCACGAACCCCCCGGGCCTCACTGGGGTGAGCTTCTCCTCCTcgtcgtcctcctcctcctccagctcgcCCAGCAACGAGAACGCCACAAGCAACTCTTGA